TGCGGTCTCCATCGATCAGAAGTCGACCAACCGCAATCCACGGTCGACCGTCGGCACCATCACCGAGGTCTACGACTACCTTCGGCTGCTGTACGCCCGTGCCGGCACGGCGCACTGCCCGGTGTGTGGTGAACAGATCGCGAAGCAGACTCCGCAGCAGATCGTCGATCAGGTGCTGGACATGGAGGAGGGTCTGAAGTTTCAGGTCCTCGCTCCGGTGGTCCGTACCCGCAAGGGCGAATTCGTCGATCTGTTCGACTCGCTCAACACGCAGGGCTACTCCCGTGTGCGCGTGGACGGCGTCGTACACCAGCTCACCAGTCCTCCTGTTCTCAAGAAGCAGGAAAAGCACGACATCGAGGTCGTCGTCGACCGCCTGACCGTCAAGTCCAGCTCGAAGCAGAGGTTGACGGATTCGGTCGAAACCGCCCTTCGACTTGCGGACGGCATCGTCGTTCTGGACTTCGTCGACCGCGACGAGAACGCTCCGGACCGCGAACGCCGGTTCTCCGAGAAGCTCGCGTGCCCCAACGGTCACCCGTTGTCCATCGACGATCTCGAGCCCCGGTCCTTCTCGTTCAACTCGCCGTACGGTGCCTGCCCCGACTGCGTCGGACTCGGCGTGCGCAAGGAGGTCGATCCCGAGCTCGTCGTTCCCGACGGCGATCTCAGCCTCGCCGACGGAGCCATCGCACCGTGGTCGATGGGCCAGACATCGGAGTACTTCGGCCGCCTGCTGTCCGGGCTCGCCGACGCGATGGGGTTCGATCTGAATGCACCGTGGAACAAGTTGCCCGCCAAGGTCAAGCGAGCGGTCCTCGAAGGCAGCGACCACCAGGTGCACGTGAAGTACAAGAATCGTTACGGCCGTACGCGCTCGTACTACGCCGAGTTCGAGGGAGTGATGCCGTTCCTGCATCGTCGTCTCGAGCAGACCGAGTCCGAGCAGATGAAGGAACGCTACGACGGGTACATGCGCGATGTGCCGTGCCCCACGTGCAACGGTGCCAGGCTGCGGCCCGAGATCTTGTCGGTCACGATCGCGGCAGGCGACTTCGGTCCGAAGTCGATCGCCGAGGTGTGCGAGCTGTCGATCGCCGATACCGCGAACTTCCTGAACAGCCTCACCCTCGGTCGTCGTGAGGAGGCGATCGCGGGCCAGGTACTCAAGGAGGTGCAGGCGCGCCTCGGCTTCCTGCTCGACGTCGGCCTGGAATACCTCTCACTGGCTCGAACGGCCGGCTCCCTGTCCGGCGGCGAGGCCCAGCGAATCCGGCTCGCCACCCAGATCGGATCGGGCCTCGTCGGCGTTCTCTATGTGTTGGACGAGCCTTCGATCGGTCTGCACCAGCGAGACAACCGTCGGTTGATCGATACGCTGACCCGGCTCCGCGACCTCGGAAACACGCTGATCGTCGTCGAGCACGACGAGGACACCATTCGTACCTCCGACTGGATCGTCGACATCGGGCCGTTGGCCGGTGAGCACGGCGGCCGCGTCGTGCACAGCGGCTCGTACGAGGACCTGTTGACCAACGAGGAATCTCTGACCGGCGCGTACCTTTCCGGGCGGATGGAGATTCCACTGCCGGACACCCGCCGCGTCGTCGACAAGAAGCGTCTGGTGACCGTCGTGGGTGCCCGCGAACACAATCTGCGCGGTATCGACGTGAGCTTCCCCCTCGGGGTGCTCACCTCGGTCACCGGAGTGTCCGGTTCGGGCAAATCCACGCTTGTCAACGACATCCTCGCGACCGTGATGGCCAACAAGCTCAACGGTGCCCGCCAGGTTCCCGGGCGGCACACCCGGATCAACGGACTCGATCAACTCGACAAACTCGTCCGGGTCGACCAGTCGCCCATCGGACGCACGCCGCGCTCCAACGCGGCAACCTACACCGGGGTCTTCGACAAGATTCGTACGTTGTTCGCAGCCACCACCGAGGCCAAGGTGCGCGGCTACCAGCCCGGGCGGTTCTCGTTCAACGTCAAGGGCGGTCGGTGCGAGGCATGCTCGGGCGACGGCACTCTCAAGATCGAGATGAACTTCCTCCCGGACGTCTACGTTCCGTGCGAGGTCTGTGAGGGCGCGCGGTACAACCGCGAGACACTCGAGGTGCATTACAAGGGCAAGACCATCGCCGAGGTTCTGGACATGCCGATCGAGGAGGCCGCGGACTTCTTCGAGGCCATCACCTCGATCCATCGATACCTCAAGACACTTGTCGAGGTCGGTCTCGGATACGTGCGGCTCGGTCAACCGGCCACCACGTTGTCCGGTGGTGAGGCGCAACGCGTCAAACTGGCCGCTGAATTGCAGAAGCGGTCCACCGGCCGCACCGTCTACATTCTCGACGAGCCGACCACCGGCTTGCACTTCGAGGACATCCGGAAGCTACTCGGCGTGGTGAACGGTTTGGTGGACAAGGGCAATACCGTGATAGTCATCGAGCACAACCTCGATGTCATCAAGGTCTCCGACTGGGTGATCGACATGGGGCCCGAGGGCGGTTCCGGTGGCGGAATGGTTGTGGCGCAGGGTGATCCGGAGGCCGTGGCGGCTGTGCCGGAAAGCTACACGGGTAAGTTCCTGCAGGAAGCGCTCACTCGTGAGTCGGTTGTTTCGCAGCCGGTGAAAGCCGCCCCGAAGAAGCGCAGGCCGCGAAAGGTCGCCGCAGTCCGGTAGCGCCCGCGAACGACGAACGCCGCATCCGATAGTGCACCGGATGCGGCGTTCGTGTTCGGGTGGTCGTCGATGCTCTCGCTCAGTGCGCCGGACCGGTGTACTTCTCGCCTGGGCCCTTTCCTGGCTCGTCCGGGTGGGCCGATGCTTCCCGGAATGCGCGCTGCAGTGCTTGCAGTCCATCGCGAATGGGTCCGGCATGGGGGCCGAGGTACTCGACCGACGCGGTGACCAGGCCTGCCAGTGCGGTGATGACACGTCGTGCCTCGTCGAGGTCCAGGTAGGGGCTCTCGGCGGGATCCGGCTCGGAGAGTCCCAACTTCTCGGCTGCGGAACTCATCAGCATGACCGCAGCGCGGCTGATGACCTCGACCGCGGGGACCTCGGCGAGTTCACGGACTTCGGGCTCGGTGCCGACTGGGTCGACACCCGCGGGATCGCCATCGGCGGGAGTGGGGGAGCTGGTCATGCCTACGAGAATCCCACGCCGCCTGCGGCCGGGAGAATCGGGTGCCGACGAGTTCGGGGGCAATCGGGCTCGATTGTCGGTTTGTCGAATCTGCTGGTAGTGTGATTTGACGACCGTCTTCGGCGTGCGCTCCTCGATGGAGTTCACCGCACGGAGGCAGCAAGTGGAGCCCGACTCCCACCGGCACGTAGCCTTCAACAAGCTACTTCCGGTCCGGTCGCACGATGGAGATCTTCACAGGTTTCCGGCGTGCTTCCTCCCAGTGAGGAGACTGTACGACGACAGTTGTCGTGCGGGTCGACCGGTCGACATCGGGCCCTGCTATCGGTTCACACCGAGAGCGGGGTTTTTTCTTTGTAGCGGTTCGTATCGCTGCCGGGGAATGTCGAGGATCGACGGCAACGGGCTGTGCCAGTGGCAGGCGGTCGGGTTACACACCACACCGCACTACCTAGGAGGCCCCATCAGCACTGAGACCCGCATCAACGATCGCATCCGAGTTCCCGAGGTCCGGCTTGTCGGACCGGGCGGTGAACAGGTGGGGATCGTGCGTGTTGAAGATGCACTCCGCTTGGCTCTCGAAGCCGACCTCGATCTTGTCGAGGTAGCTCCCGACGCACGTCCGCCGGTCTGCAAGATCATGGACTACGGGAAGTTCAAGTACGAGGCTGCGCAGAAGGCGCGCGAATCGCGCAAGAACCAGACGCTCACCGTCATCAAGGAGCAGAAGCTTCGCCCCAAGATCGACGCGCACGACTACGAGACCAAGAAGCGCAACGTCGTTCGCTTCCTCGAAGCCGGCTCGAAGGTCAAGGTCACCATCATGTTCCGCGGTCGCGAGCAGTCGCGACCCGAACTCGGTTTCCGTCTGCTGCAGCGTTTGGGCGCGGACGTCGCGGAGCTCGGCTTCGTGGAGACCTCGGCCAAGCAGGACGGCCGCAACATGACGATGGTGTTGGCGCCGCACAAGGGTGCCAAGACTCGCGTCAAGGCACAGGAGAGCGCAGCGGCACCGCCCGCGCAACGCGCACCGGCTCCCGCGCCGGAACAGCCCGCCGATGCAGCCCCGGCTGCCGAGGCACCGGCCGCAGCAGCTCCGGCTACTCCGGCGCAGACCAACTGAGCTTCGTGCTCTACGAGTAAGACAGCCCTACAACTGCTTCGGTGCACAGGTTTTCCGTTGCGCTGTACGGCTGTGCCATGCAACACCGAAGAGCTATTACAGAAGAAGAGGATTTCATGCCCAAGCAGAAGACCCACAGTGGTGCCAAGAAGCGATTCAAGGTGTCCGGCAGCGGCAAGATCCTGCGCCAGAAGGCCGGCCGTCGCCACCTGCTCGAGCACAAGCCCACCAAGGTGACTCGTCGCCTCGATGGTGTCGCCGTTGTCAAGAAGGCCGACGTGCCGCGGATCAAGCGCCTTCTCGGTATCTGATCCGGCCCGCCGCCGACTGATCTCGGTCGGCTTCATCCCTTACCATTCGGGGTTTTCACACACCCCCAGATCGACAGGATTCACCAGTGGCACGCGTAAAAAGGGCCGTCAACGCCCAGAAGAAGCGCCGTTCGATTCTCGAAGCGTCCAAGGGCTACCGCGGACAGCGCTCACGTCTGTACACCAAGGCCAAGGAGCAGCAGCTCCACTCGCTCACCTACGCGTACCGGGACCGCCGCGCGCGCAAGGGTGATTTCCGCAAGCTGTGGATCACGCGTATCAACGCTGCAGCACGGGCCAACGACATCACGTACAACCGCTTCGTCCAGGGCCTGAAGGCCGCGGGCGTCGAGGTCGATCGCAAGATCCTCGCCGAGCTTGCTGTGTCGGATGCCGCGGCTTTCGCAAGCCTGGTCGCCATCGCCAAGGCTGCACTGCCTGCCGATGTCAACGCTCCTGCCGGAGAAGCAGCCTGAGCGAGTCGCCGTACGACGATTCAACTCCGAAACGACCCGTGGATTCGCTGACCGAGCGAACACCGCGGGTCGTTTCGGCCGTCAAGCTCGCGCGTGCCGCGGAACGCAAGAAGACCGGGCAATTCCTCGCCGAGGGGTTCAATGCGGTCTCCGAGGCCGCAAAGTCCGGGCTCGTCCGCGAGCTGTTCTTCACCTCGGATGCCTTCGAGCGTCACCACGCCTTGATTTC
The nucleotide sequence above comes from Rhodococcoides fascians A25f. Encoded proteins:
- the uvrA gene encoding excinuclease ABC subunit UvrA, with amino-acid sequence MADRLIVRGAREHNLRGVDIDLPRDALIVFTGLSGSGKSSLAFDTIFAEGQRRYVESLSAYARQFLGQMDKPDVDFIEGLSPAVSIDQKSTNRNPRSTVGTITEVYDYLRLLYARAGTAHCPVCGEQIAKQTPQQIVDQVLDMEEGLKFQVLAPVVRTRKGEFVDLFDSLNTQGYSRVRVDGVVHQLTSPPVLKKQEKHDIEVVVDRLTVKSSSKQRLTDSVETALRLADGIVVLDFVDRDENAPDRERRFSEKLACPNGHPLSIDDLEPRSFSFNSPYGACPDCVGLGVRKEVDPELVVPDGDLSLADGAIAPWSMGQTSEYFGRLLSGLADAMGFDLNAPWNKLPAKVKRAVLEGSDHQVHVKYKNRYGRTRSYYAEFEGVMPFLHRRLEQTESEQMKERYDGYMRDVPCPTCNGARLRPEILSVTIAAGDFGPKSIAEVCELSIADTANFLNSLTLGRREEAIAGQVLKEVQARLGFLLDVGLEYLSLARTAGSLSGGEAQRIRLATQIGSGLVGVLYVLDEPSIGLHQRDNRRLIDTLTRLRDLGNTLIVVEHDEDTIRTSDWIVDIGPLAGEHGGRVVHSGSYEDLLTNEESLTGAYLSGRMEIPLPDTRRVVDKKRLVTVVGAREHNLRGIDVSFPLGVLTSVTGVSGSGKSTLVNDILATVMANKLNGARQVPGRHTRINGLDQLDKLVRVDQSPIGRTPRSNAATYTGVFDKIRTLFAATTEAKVRGYQPGRFSFNVKGGRCEACSGDGTLKIEMNFLPDVYVPCEVCEGARYNRETLEVHYKGKTIAEVLDMPIEEAADFFEAITSIHRYLKTLVEVGLGYVRLGQPATTLSGGEAQRVKLAAELQKRSTGRTVYILDEPTTGLHFEDIRKLLGVVNGLVDKGNTVIVIEHNLDVIKVSDWVIDMGPEGGSGGGMVVAQGDPEAVAAVPESYTGKFLQEALTRESVVSQPVKAAPKKRRPRKVAAVR
- a CDS encoding DUF1844 domain-containing protein; this translates as MTSSPTPADGDPAGVDPVGTEPEVRELAEVPAVEVISRAAVMLMSSAAEKLGLSEPDPAESPYLDLDEARRVITALAGLVTASVEYLGPHAGPIRDGLQALQRAFREASAHPDEPGKGPGEKYTGPAH
- the infC gene encoding translation initiation factor IF-3, which gives rise to MSRIDGNGLCQWQAVGLHTTPHYLGGPISTETRINDRIRVPEVRLVGPGGEQVGIVRVEDALRLALEADLDLVEVAPDARPPVCKIMDYGKFKYEAAQKARESRKNQTLTVIKEQKLRPKIDAHDYETKKRNVVRFLEAGSKVKVTIMFRGREQSRPELGFRLLQRLGADVAELGFVETSAKQDGRNMTMVLAPHKGAKTRVKAQESAAAPPAQRAPAPAPEQPADAAPAAEAPAAAAPATPAQTN
- the rpmI gene encoding 50S ribosomal protein L35, which translates into the protein MPKQKTHSGAKKRFKVSGSGKILRQKAGRRHLLEHKPTKVTRRLDGVAVVKKADVPRIKRLLGI
- the rplT gene encoding 50S ribosomal protein L20, with the protein product MARVKRAVNAQKKRRSILEASKGYRGQRSRLYTKAKEQQLHSLTYAYRDRRARKGDFRKLWITRINAAARANDITYNRFVQGLKAAGVEVDRKILAELAVSDAAAFASLVAIAKAALPADVNAPAGEAA